The proteins below come from a single Hyphomicrobium denitrificans ATCC 51888 genomic window:
- the nuoL gene encoding NADH-quinone oxidoreductase subunit L has product MIYATIVLLPLAGALIAGLFGRIIGDRPSEVITTALLIIAAALSWVTFVQVALGHETHTVTLFRWITSGELDTSWALKIDTLTAVMLVVVTTVSSLVHLYSIGYMHEDDSRPRFFAYLSLFTFAMLTLVTSNNLVQMFFGWEGVGLASYLLIGFWYKKPSANAAAIKAFVVNRVGDFGFALGIFGLFFVFNTVNLDALFAAVPTAVGKTFVFAGYELDILTTLSLLLFMGAMGKSAQFLLHTWLPDAMEGPTPVSALIHAATMVTAGVFMVARLSPIFELAPEALKFVTLIGAITAFFAATVGLVQNDIKRVVAYSTCSQLGYMFVACGIGAYGVAIFHLFTHAFFKALLFLGSGSVIHAMHHEQDMRMMGGLRKKIPWTFAAMLIGTLAITGVGIPHLTGFAGFYSKDAIIEGAYAAQTPNNYAFWLLVVGALMTSFYSWRLIFMTFYGKTRADHHTYDHAHESPWTMMLPLAVLSAGAIFAGVVFSGYFIGHHENEFWGAALFRSETNHILHEMHDVPGWVPYSSLIAMLVGFGIAWVYYIGAPWLPAATARAFKPLYLFLLNKWYFDELYNLIFVRPAFAIGRLLWKGGDGAIIDGAIDGTAAGVGRVTERVVRLQTGYLYHYAFAMLLGVAALMTWLTYNGLFAGVFK; this is encoded by the coding sequence ATGATCTACGCGACGATTGTTCTGCTGCCGCTTGCCGGCGCGCTTATCGCTGGCCTCTTCGGTCGCATCATCGGAGACCGTCCGAGCGAAGTCATCACGACGGCGCTGCTGATTATTGCGGCGGCGCTCTCATGGGTCACGTTCGTTCAGGTCGCGCTCGGACATGAGACGCACACCGTCACGCTGTTCCGCTGGATCACGTCGGGCGAACTCGACACCTCCTGGGCGCTGAAGATCGACACGCTGACGGCGGTCATGCTCGTTGTCGTGACGACCGTGTCCTCGCTCGTGCACCTCTATTCCATCGGCTACATGCACGAGGACGACTCGCGCCCGCGCTTCTTCGCGTATCTGTCGCTGTTCACGTTCGCGATGTTGACGCTGGTGACGAGCAACAACCTCGTCCAGATGTTCTTCGGATGGGAAGGCGTCGGCCTCGCATCGTATCTGCTCATCGGCTTCTGGTATAAAAAGCCGTCGGCCAATGCGGCTGCCATCAAGGCGTTCGTCGTCAACCGCGTCGGCGACTTCGGCTTCGCGCTCGGCATCTTTGGGCTGTTCTTCGTCTTCAATACGGTCAATCTCGACGCGCTGTTCGCCGCCGTGCCGACCGCCGTCGGCAAGACCTTCGTCTTCGCCGGATACGAACTCGACATCCTGACGACGCTCTCGCTGCTGCTCTTCATGGGTGCGATGGGTAAGTCGGCGCAGTTCCTGCTGCACACCTGGCTTCCGGACGCGATGGAAGGTCCGACGCCTGTCTCGGCGCTGATCCATGCCGCGACGATGGTCACCGCCGGCGTGTTCATGGTCGCGCGGCTGTCGCCGATTTTCGAACTGGCGCCCGAGGCGCTGAAATTCGTGACGCTGATCGGCGCCATTACGGCGTTCTTCGCGGCGACCGTCGGCCTCGTCCAGAACGACATCAAGCGCGTCGTCGCCTATTCGACGTGCTCGCAGCTTGGCTACATGTTTGTCGCCTGCGGGATCGGCGCTTACGGCGTCGCGATCTTCCACCTCTTTACGCACGCGTTCTTCAAGGCGCTTCTGTTCCTCGGCTCGGGCTCGGTCATCCACGCCATGCATCACGAGCAGGACATGCGGATGATGGGCGGGCTGCGCAAGAAGATCCCGTGGACGTTCGCGGCCATGCTGATCGGCACGCTGGCGATCACCGGCGTCGGCATCCCGCATCTGACGGGTTTCGCTGGCTTCTATTCCAAGGACGCGATCATCGAAGGAGCGTATGCGGCTCAGACGCCGAATAACTACGCCTTCTGGCTTCTCGTCGTTGGCGCGCTGATGACGTCGTTCTACTCGTGGCGTCTCATCTTCATGACGTTCTATGGAAAGACCCGCGCCGATCATCATACCTACGATCACGCGCACGAGAGCCCGTGGACGATGATGCTGCCGCTCGCCGTGTTGTCGGCCGGCGCGATCTTCGCCGGCGTCGTGTTCTCCGGCTACTTCATCGGACATCACGAGAATGAGTTCTGGGGCGCGGCGCTCTTCCGTTCCGAGACGAACCACATTCTGCACGAAATGCATGATGTGCCTGGATGGGTGCCTTACTCGTCGCTCATCGCAATGCTCGTCGGCTTCGGCATTGCCTGGGTCTATTACATCGGCGCGCCCTGGCTGCCCGCCGCGACGGCACGGGCATTCAAGCCGCTGTATCTCTTCCTGCTCAACAAGTGGTACTTCGACGAGCTGTACAATCTGATCTTCGTGCGCCCGGCGTTCGCGATCGGACGCCTGCTCTGGAAGGGCGGCGACGGCGCGATCATCGATGGCGCGATCGACGGGACGGCGGCCGGTGTCGGACGCGTCACCGAAAGGGTCGTCCGCCTACAGACCGGATACCTCTACCACTATGCTTTCGCGATGCTGCTGGGAGTGGCGGCGCTCATGACCTGGCTCACCTACAACGGGCTTTTCGCCGGGGTGTTTAAATGA
- the nuoK gene encoding NADH-quinone oxidoreductase subunit NuoK, with the protein MTIGLGHYLTVAACLFTLGVFGIFINRKNVIVILMSIELILLAVNINLVAFSHFNADLVGQVFALFVLTVAAAESAIGLAIIVVYYRNRGSIAVEDVNMMKG; encoded by the coding sequence ATGACCATCGGACTCGGACATTATCTGACGGTCGCCGCCTGCCTGTTCACGCTCGGCGTCTTCGGCATCTTCATTAACCGCAAGAACGTGATCGTCATCCTGATGTCGATCGAGCTGATCCTGCTCGCCGTGAACATCAATCTGGTCGCGTTCTCGCATTTCAACGCCGATCTCGTCGGCCAGGTGTTCGCGCTGTTCGTGCTGACGGTTGCCGCCGCCGAATCCGCGATCGGCCTCGCAATCATCGTCGTCTACTACCGCAATCGGGGTTCGATCGCGGTCGAAGACGTCAACATGATGAAGGGGTGA
- a CDS encoding NADH-quinone oxidoreductase subunit J, producing MAEAGFFYLFAVLAVASGAMVILARNPVHAVLFLVLAFFNAAGLFLLLGAEFLAMLLVIVYVGAVSVIFLFVVMMLDVDFAELKAGFIKNAKIGAIVGGVVLAELVALFSFRGFSIAPTVNVAAPMPAAGSTLTNTAALGQILYTKYVYLFQASGMILLVAMIGAIVLTLKHRTNVKRQSIAAQVSRDPAKTLEVVKVPTGGSVVPAASKRAEAVE from the coding sequence ATGGCGGAGGCAGGTTTCTTCTATCTCTTTGCGGTGTTGGCGGTAGCGTCCGGCGCGATGGTCATCCTCGCCAGAAATCCCGTGCACGCGGTGCTGTTTCTCGTCCTGGCGTTCTTCAACGCCGCCGGACTTTTCCTGCTGCTCGGCGCTGAATTCCTCGCGATGCTCCTCGTCATCGTCTACGTCGGGGCCGTGTCGGTGATCTTCCTGTTCGTCGTCATGATGCTCGACGTCGACTTTGCCGAGCTGAAAGCGGGCTTCATCAAGAACGCCAAGATCGGCGCCATCGTCGGCGGCGTTGTGCTCGCCGAGCTCGTCGCTCTCTTCAGCTTCCGCGGATTCAGCATCGCGCCAACCGTCAATGTCGCGGCGCCGATGCCGGCTGCGGGATCGACACTCACCAACACCGCGGCGCTCGGACAGATCCTTTATACGAAGTACGTCTATCTGTTTCAGGCGTCCGGCATGATCCTGCTGGTCGCGATGATCGGCGCCATCGTGCTGACCTTGAAGCACCGCACCAACGTCAAGCGCCAGTCGATCGCAGCCCAGGTATCGCGCGATCCGGCCAAGACGCTCGAAGTCGTGAAAGTTCCAACCGGCGGATCGGTCGTCCCCGCCGCGAGCAAGCGCGCGGAGGCTGTGGAATGA
- the nuoI gene encoding NADH-quinone oxidoreductase subunit NuoI, translating to MSVARAAKSLFLTEIVVAFVLTLRYFFAPKKTLNYPYEKGPLSPRFRGEHALRRYPNGEERCIACKLCEAICPAQAITIEAGPRRNDGTRRTTRYDIDMTKCIYCGLCQEACPVDAIVEGPNFEFATETREELFYDKERLLSNGDRWEREIAKNIALDAKYR from the coding sequence ATGAGCGTTGCTCGCGCTGCAAAGTCGCTGTTCCTGACGGAAATCGTCGTGGCGTTCGTGCTGACGCTCCGCTATTTCTTCGCGCCGAAGAAAACGCTGAACTATCCGTACGAAAAAGGCCCGCTTTCGCCGCGCTTCCGTGGCGAGCACGCGCTTCGTCGCTATCCCAATGGCGAAGAGCGCTGCATCGCCTGCAAGCTTTGCGAAGCGATCTGCCCCGCGCAGGCGATCACCATCGAGGCCGGACCGCGCCGCAACGATGGCACCCGCCGCACCACGCGTTACGACATCGACATGACGAAATGCATCTATTGCGGGCTGTGCCAGGAGGCTTGCCCCGTGGACGCCATCGTCGAGGGACCGAATTTCGAGTTCGCGACGGAAACGCGCGAAGAGCTTTTCTACGATAAGGAGCGGTTGCTTTCGAACGGCGATCGCTGGGAACGTGAGATCGCGAAGAACATCGCGCTCGACGCGAAGTATCGCTAA
- the nuoH gene encoding NADH-quinone oxidoreductase subunit NuoH produces the protein MTDYGWNLLILLVGSLAVLVGLLVIIAFLLLFDRKVWAAVQMRRGPNVVGPFGLFQSFADLLKFVFKEPVIPAGADKAVFLLAPLATAMFALSAWAVIPLDQNIWGKWVISDMNVGILYLLAISSLGVYGIIMGGWASNSKYPFMGSLRSAAQMVSYEVSIGFVIICVLLCVGSLNMTDIVNAQRAGLGTRAGLTNSFLDWYWLPLFPMFVVFFISALAETNRTPFDLVEAESELVAGFMVEYSSTPYLLYMLGEYVAIVTMCALTTILFLGGWLPPLDVWPLNAIPGFFWFLAKVVFVFFMFAMMKALLPRYRYDQLMRLGWKVFLPLSLLMVVVTAAVLRFGGFLS, from the coding sequence ATGACCGACTACGGCTGGAACCTGCTGATCCTCCTCGTGGGATCGCTGGCCGTGCTTGTCGGACTTTTGGTCATCATCGCTTTTCTGCTGCTGTTCGACCGCAAGGTCTGGGCCGCCGTGCAGATGCGCCGCGGTCCGAACGTCGTCGGGCCGTTCGGCTTGTTCCAGTCGTTCGCCGACCTTTTGAAATTCGTCTTCAAGGAGCCGGTGATCCCGGCAGGCGCCGATAAGGCCGTCTTCCTGCTCGCGCCGCTCGCGACCGCGATGTTTGCGCTGTCGGCGTGGGCCGTCATCCCGCTCGACCAGAACATCTGGGGCAAGTGGGTGATCTCCGACATGAACGTCGGAATTCTCTATCTGCTCGCGATTTCCTCGCTCGGCGTCTACGGCATCATCATGGGCGGCTGGGCGTCGAACTCGAAATATCCGTTCATGGGCAGCCTCCGGTCTGCAGCGCAGATGGTGTCCTATGAAGTCTCGATCGGATTCGTCATCATTTGCGTGTTGCTGTGCGTCGGCTCGCTCAACATGACCGATATCGTCAACGCGCAGCGCGCCGGTCTTGGAACGCGCGCCGGCCTGACCAACTCGTTCCTCGATTGGTACTGGCTGCCGCTGTTCCCGATGTTCGTCGTGTTCTTCATCTCGGCGCTCGCCGAAACGAACCGCACGCCGTTCGACTTGGTCGAAGCGGAATCGGAACTCGTCGCGGGCTTCATGGTCGAATATTCATCGACCCCGTATCTGCTCTACATGCTGGGCGAGTACGTCGCGATCGTCACGATGTGCGCGCTGACGACGATCCTGTTCCTCGGAGGCTGGCTGCCGCCGCTCGACGTCTGGCCGCTGAACGCGATCCCGGGCTTCTTCTGGTTCCTCGCCAAGGTCGTCTTCGTCTTTTTCATGTTCGCGATGATGAAGGCGCTGTTGCCGCGCTATCGCTACGACCAGCTGATGCGCCTCGGCTGGAAGGTGTTTCTGCCGCTGTCACTGCTCATGGTCGTGGTCACGGCCGCAGTGCTCAGGTTCGGAGGATTTTTGTCATGA
- the nuoG gene encoding NADH-quinone oxidoreductase subunit NuoG, translating into MPKQLIVDGKAIEVEDGTTLMHACEIAGAVIPRFCYHERLSIAGNCRMCLVEVQGSPKPIASCAMLVNDLPPNKDGSPKIISTTSPLVKKAREGVMEFLLINHPLDCPICDQGGECDLQDQAMAFGMGGSRYHENKRAVEEKHIGPLIKTMMTRCIHCTRCVRYMTEVAGVEELGLIGRGEDAEITTYLERGIMSEMSANAVDLCPVGALTHRPWAFSARPWEMESTETIDAMDAVGSAIRVDTRGGAVMRILPRNNDAVNEEWISDKTRHVADGLKIQRLDQPYIRKGGRLQPASWDEALALVADKLKAASPDKTGAIAGDLAAAEEMFALKDLLTRFGATSIDCRQAGDKLDPKLGRASYVFNSSIEGIEHADAILIVGSNPRLEAPVLNARIRKRWRTASTKIALIGAKADLTYPYEYLGAGPDTLADVASGKHAFADVLKSAERPMLIVGQGAFARADGLAVLSLAARIVTAVSAGKDAAWNGFNVLHTAAGRVAGLDVGFVPGKGGKDVAGILGGGMDFVYLLGADESDLSKLGTAFVVYQGSHGDRGAERADVILPGAAYTEKGATYVNTEGRVQQTTKAAFSPGSAKEDWTILRALSARAGKTLPYDTLKDLRAAMYKAAPQLAEIDAVETRAVSGLETLAKLSGQPTATAFASAIEDFYLTNAVARASAVMAGMSALRSARDQRLSAAE; encoded by the coding sequence ATGCCAAAGCAACTGATAGTCGACGGCAAGGCAATCGAGGTCGAAGACGGCACGACGCTGATGCACGCCTGCGAGATCGCCGGCGCCGTCATCCCGCGCTTCTGTTATCACGAGCGCCTGTCGATCGCCGGCAACTGCCGCATGTGCCTTGTCGAGGTGCAGGGCTCGCCGAAGCCGATCGCATCCTGCGCGATGCTGGTCAACGATCTGCCGCCGAACAAGGACGGCTCTCCGAAGATCATCAGCACCACGTCGCCGCTGGTCAAGAAAGCGCGCGAAGGCGTGATGGAATTCCTGCTCATCAATCATCCGCTCGACTGCCCGATCTGCGATCAGGGCGGCGAGTGCGATCTGCAGGATCAGGCGATGGCGTTTGGCATGGGCGGTTCGCGCTACCATGAGAACAAGCGCGCCGTCGAAGAGAAACATATCGGTCCGCTGATCAAGACGATGATGACGCGCTGCATTCACTGCACGCGCTGCGTCCGTTACATGACCGAAGTCGCGGGCGTCGAAGAGCTTGGCCTCATCGGACGTGGCGAAGACGCCGAGATCACGACCTATCTCGAACGCGGCATCATGTCGGAGATGAGCGCCAACGCCGTCGATCTCTGCCCCGTCGGCGCGCTGACGCATCGGCCGTGGGCGTTTTCCGCGCGTCCGTGGGAAATGGAATCGACTGAGACGATCGACGCGATGGACGCCGTCGGCTCGGCAATTCGCGTCGACACGCGCGGCGGTGCCGTCATGCGCATCCTGCCGCGCAACAACGACGCCGTGAACGAGGAATGGATTTCGGACAAGACGCGCCACGTCGCGGATGGCTTGAAAATCCAGCGGCTCGACCAGCCGTACATCCGCAAGGGCGGGCGGCTCCAGCCTGCGAGCTGGGATGAAGCCCTCGCCCTCGTCGCCGACAAGCTCAAGGCGGCTTCGCCCGACAAGACCGGTGCGATCGCGGGTGACCTCGCGGCTGCGGAAGAAATGTTCGCGCTGAAGGATCTGCTGACGCGCTTCGGTGCCACCTCGATCGATTGCCGCCAGGCCGGAGACAAGCTCGATCCGAAGCTCGGCCGCGCCAGCTACGTTTTCAATTCCTCGATCGAAGGCATCGAACACGCCGACGCGATCCTGATCGTGGGCTCCAATCCGCGCCTCGAAGCGCCGGTGCTCAATGCGCGCATCCGCAAGCGCTGGCGGACGGCGTCGACAAAGATCGCGCTCATCGGCGCCAAGGCCGATCTCACATACCCATATGAATATCTGGGCGCTGGCCCCGACACGTTGGCCGACGTCGCGAGCGGCAAGCACGCTTTCGCGGACGTTCTGAAATCGGCCGAGCGCCCGATGCTGATCGTCGGGCAGGGCGCGTTCGCGCGCGCCGACGGACTCGCCGTGCTTTCGCTGGCGGCGCGCATCGTCACCGCCGTGTCGGCCGGCAAGGACGCGGCATGGAACGGCTTCAACGTTCTTCACACGGCCGCGGGCCGCGTCGCCGGTCTCGATGTCGGCTTCGTGCCCGGCAAGGGCGGCAAGGACGTCGCCGGCATCCTCGGCGGCGGCATGGACTTCGTCTATCTGCTCGGGGCCGACGAAAGCGATCTGTCGAAACTTGGAACCGCCTTCGTGGTTTACCAGGGTAGTCACGGCGATCGCGGCGCGGAGCGCGCTGACGTCATCCTTCCGGGCGCCGCCTACACCGAAAAAGGCGCGACCTACGTCAACACGGAAGGCCGCGTCCAGCAGACGACCAAGGCGGCGTTCTCGCCGGGAAGCGCCAAGGAAGATTGGACCATCCTGCGCGCGCTGTCCGCGCGTGCGGGCAAGACACTGCCTTACGACACATTGAAAGACCTGCGCGCCGCCATGTACAAAGCCGCGCCGCAGCTTGCCGAGATCGACGCGGTCGAAACCCGCGCGGTGTCGGGCCTTGAAACGCTCGCAAAGCTTTCCGGGCAGCCGACGGCGACGGCCTTCGCATCGGCGATTGAAGATTTCTATCTAACCAACGCGGTCGCGCGGGCTTCGGCTGTCATGGCCGGAATGAGTGCGCTTCGAAGCGCCCGCGACCAGAGGCTCAGCGCGGCGGAATAG
- the nuoF gene encoding NADH-quinone oxidoreductase subunit NuoF: protein MLHDRDRIFRNLYGFHDARLKGAISRGAWDGTKFFIDKGHDYIIDEVKKSGLRGRGGAGFPTGLKWSFMPKADHRPSYLVINADESEPGSCKDREIMRHDPHLLIEGALLAAFAMRAHTSYIYVRGEYIREREALQRAIDEAYAAKLIGKNNVHGWDFDLYVHHGAGAYICGEETAMLESIEGKKGQPRLKPPFPANVGLYGAPTTINNVESIAVTGEILRRGANWFAALGLPNNTGTKLFQISGHVERPCTVEEEMGIPLKELIDKHCGGIRGGWDNLLAVIPGGSSVRCITAEQAMNVTMDFDALGKLGSGLGTAAIIVMDKSTDIIGAIRRIAYFYKHESCGQCTPCREGTGWMWRVLERMERGQAEKREIDLLFDVTKQIEGHTICALGDAAAWPVQGLIKNFRPVIEERIDQYQAKHARVAAE, encoded by the coding sequence ATGCTTCATGACCGCGATCGCATCTTTCGAAATCTTTATGGCTTCCATGACGCGCGCCTCAAGGGCGCGATCAGCCGTGGCGCCTGGGACGGCACGAAGTTCTTCATCGACAAGGGTCACGACTACATCATCGACGAGGTGAAGAAGTCGGGCCTGCGCGGACGCGGCGGCGCTGGCTTTCCGACGGGCCTCAAGTGGTCGTTCATGCCGAAGGCGGATCATCGCCCGAGCTATCTCGTCATCAACGCCGACGAGTCGGAGCCGGGGTCCTGCAAGGACCGCGAGATCATGCGGCACGATCCGCATCTTCTGATCGAGGGAGCGCTGCTCGCAGCCTTCGCGATGCGCGCCCACACGAGCTACATCTACGTGCGCGGCGAATACATCCGCGAGCGCGAGGCGCTGCAGCGCGCCATCGACGAAGCCTATGCGGCGAAGCTGATCGGCAAGAATAACGTCCACGGCTGGGACTTCGATCTCTACGTTCATCACGGCGCCGGCGCCTACATTTGCGGCGAAGAAACCGCGATGCTCGAAAGCATCGAAGGCAAGAAGGGCCAGCCGCGTCTGAAGCCGCCGTTCCCCGCCAACGTCGGTCTTTACGGCGCACCGACCACGATCAACAACGTCGAGAGTATCGCCGTCACCGGCGAAATTCTGCGCCGTGGCGCGAACTGGTTCGCAGCGCTCGGCCTGCCGAACAACACCGGCACCAAGCTGTTCCAGATTTCCGGTCACGTCGAGCGGCCGTGCACCGTCGAAGAAGAGATGGGCATTCCGCTCAAGGAACTGATCGACAAGCACTGCGGCGGCATTCGCGGCGGCTGGGACAACCTGCTGGCGGTCATTCCCGGCGGATCGTCCGTGCGTTGCATCACTGCCGAGCAGGCGATGAACGTGACGATGGATTTCGACGCGCTCGGCAAGCTCGGCTCCGGCCTCGGCACCGCGGCGATCATCGTCATGGACAAGTCGACGGACATCATCGGAGCCATCCGGCGCATCGCGTACTTCTATAAGCACGAGAGCTGCGGCCAGTGCACGCCGTGCCGCGAAGGCACCGGCTGGATGTGGCGTGTGCTCGAGCGCATGGAGCGCGGGCAGGCGGAAAAGCGCGAGATCGATCTTCTCTTTGACGTCACGAAGCAGATTGAAGGCCACACGATTTGTGCGCTGGGCGATGCGGCGGCTTGGCCGGTGCAGGGACTGATCAAGAATTTCCGTCCCGTCATCGAAGAGCGCATCGACCAGTATCAGGCGAAGCACGCGCGCGTGGCGGCGGAGTAG